DNA from Mycobacteriales bacterium:
CGCCCGCCCGCGCATGGGTGGTCGCGATCCCCGACGCGGCAGCAACAGCCTTCGCCGACTACCTGACCTAACCCAGCAACGCTCCATTGCTGGGGAATCTGCCCAGCAACGGGCCATCGCCTGGGCGAAAGCCACAGCAACGGAGCGTTGCTGGGTGGGAGGCCTCGGTGGGAGGGCTCAGCTGAAGGAGTCGCCGCAGGCACACGAGCCTGTGGCGTTGGGGTTGTCGATCGTGAAGCCCTGCTTCTCGATCGTGTCGACGAAGTCGATGGTTGCGCCGGAGAGGTACGGGACGCTCATCCGGTCCACGACGACCTTCACACCGCCGAAGTCGTTGAAGGTGTCGCCCTCGAGCGTGCGCTCGTCGAAGAACAACTGGTAGCGCAGCCCCGAGCAGCCACCCGGTTGCACCGCGATCCGCAGCGCGAGGTCGTCACGGCCCTCCTGCTCGAGCAGGTTCTTCACCTTCACGGCAGCCGTCTCGGTGAGTACGACGGACTCAGTGGTGGTCTCGGCGCTGTCCTGGACGGTCATCGGATGATCGCTCCTCGAGTTCTTCGGTGTCCCCATGGTACGCAACCACGCTCACCTCGGCAGTGTTCCCGCGCCAGATCGCCGAACCCCGGCGCGGTCAGCGGCTCCAGGCGCGCGCAACCGCGGCCCCGAGCATCCGTACGCCGGCCGCGCCGGCTGCCAGCGCGGCCTCCGCGGAGCCGACCAGGTCGGCCACCGACCAGACC
Protein-coding regions in this window:
- the erpA gene encoding iron-sulfur cluster insertion protein ErpA yields the protein MTVQDSAETTTESVVLTETAAVKVKNLLEQEGRDDLALRIAVQPGGCSGLRYQLFFDERTLEGDTFNDFGGVKVVVDRMSVPYLSGATIDFVDTIEKQGFTIDNPNATGSCACGDSFS